The Maridesulfovibrio salexigens DSM 2638 region GAAGATCGGTGAAGTTGATGTTGCTGTGAACGGTGCTGAGGCTTTGGATGTCTTTAAGAGCGCTCTCGAGAAGAATGAACCTTATCAGTATGTTTTCATGGATATCATGATGCCGGAAAAAAACGGTCTGGATGCAGCGCGGGAGATAAGGGAAATAGAACGTGAGTCCGAGGTTGTACCGGCTAAAGAGTCCGTAATAATTATGGTGACCGCTCTTTCGGACGTAAAAACTGTTTTCGAAGCTTTCAGCAAGAGTGAAGCCACGGATTATATTGTTAAGCCTCTGACAGCTGAAGCTCTGACAGCTAAGCTGAAAGAATTGGGTATTCTAGAGTAATTTTTAAAAGTGCATAAAAAATCCCGGTTTGGAGTTCTCCAAACCGGGATTTTTTGGTTTTTAATTCTTAGACATACTTTGCATAGTCAGTGACCAGCAGGTGAAGCGGTTCCTCATCCTCTTCCACTTCGGGAAAACGGGGCAGGGGCTCGTGGAATCGGTTGTCGATGTTGTCGTCATTAACCGCACTGACTTCGCCTACCATGACATCCCCGGTTCCTTCTTCGCAGTAAAAGCAATGATACATGCCCGGTTCAAGGCAGATGGATTCACCCGGCTCAAGTACTATTTCACCACCCGGTTCTACAGTGCGTACAAAACCGTCCACACTCACTTCCAGAGGCTGGTCGGACATGGATTCATCTTCATTGGAGCCGTAAAGCTTGATTACCAGATTGCCGCCCGCACGGTTGATGATGTCTTCCCGCTTTGACCAGTGGAAATGCATGGGACAGAGCTGTCCTTCGCGCAGGATCATGATCTTTTCCGCATAGGGCTTGGGGTCTTCGGTCTGGAGATTGCCGTTACGGATGGTGAACAGGATCAGTCCCAGTTTATCGAAGTCGCCTTTGCCGTAATCGGTCAGGTCCCAGCCGAGCATATTGCTCACAACTTCGCTGTCGCCTTTACCTTTCCAGTCTTCCGGGCCCCAGAATGCCCACTTCGGCAGGTTGAAGCGGTGTCCGGCATAAAAATCTTTGGCCTTGGTGATCAATGCGTTGATTTCACTTCTTTTCATGA contains the following coding sequences:
- a CDS encoding response regulator, with product MKFLVVEDDFVSRSFLQLFLEKIGEVDVAVNGAEALDVFKSALEKNEPYQYVFMDIMMPEKNGLDAAREIREIERESEVVPAKESVIIMVTALSDVKTVFEAFSKSEATDYIVKPLTAEALTAKLKELGILE
- a CDS encoding D-lyxose/D-mannose family sugar isomerase yields the protein MKRSEINALITKAKDFYAGHRFNLPKWAFWGPEDWKGKGDSEVVSNMLGWDLTDYGKGDFDKLGLILFTIRNGNLQTEDPKPYAEKIMILREGQLCPMHFHWSKREDIINRAGGNLVIKLYGSNEDESMSDQPLEVSVDGFVRTVEPGGEIVLEPGESICLEPGMYHCFYCEEGTGDVMVGEVSAVNDDNIDNRFHEPLPRFPEVEEDEEPLHLLVTDYAKYV